The Halomicronema hongdechloris C2206 genome includes a window with the following:
- a CDS encoding ABC transporter permease codes for MAIASASSASNLFYRWRRPLEAIALPIAALVVAMVIFGLFCALAGSNPLAVYGSIYRAAFGSWSAWQNTLIRAAPLMLTALCTALPARLGLVIIGNEGALVIGGLAAVIVGLGLGTTVPALMAQLAMALAAIGAGGLWIMLAGALRHYRGVNETISSLLLNYIAIALMNHLVEGPMRDVEFVTKPSSAELDAALWIGNLPGSRIHYGLLYGLIACVIAYVLIQRTTFGFAARTAGGNVRAAKIAGLPVGKLTLAVCFLGGSAAGLAGMVEVAAVQKRINESLVSNYGYAGILVAFVSRHNPLATILVAILLGGILASGGILQRSHELPDATVLVFQGIVFLCVLFSDSLYGRLPWFQERSVM; via the coding sequence ATGGCGATCGCATCGGCATCTTCTGCGTCTAATTTGTTCTATCGCTGGCGTCGCCCCCTAGAGGCGATTGCCTTGCCCATTGCGGCGCTAGTGGTGGCGATGGTCATCTTTGGTCTCTTCTGCGCCCTGGCTGGAAGCAACCCATTAGCCGTCTATGGCTCTATCTACCGGGCGGCCTTTGGCAGTTGGAGTGCCTGGCAAAATACTCTAATTCGAGCCGCTCCCTTGATGTTGACTGCCCTCTGTACCGCTTTGCCGGCCCGCCTGGGGCTGGTGATCATCGGCAATGAGGGAGCCCTGGTGATCGGAGGCTTGGCCGCCGTGATCGTCGGTCTGGGGTTGGGCACCACCGTGCCTGCCCTCATGGCTCAGTTGGCCATGGCCCTGGCCGCCATCGGGGCCGGGGGGCTGTGGATCATGCTGGCTGGGGCTCTGCGTCACTATCGCGGTGTAAATGAGACCATCAGTAGCCTGCTGCTGAACTACATCGCCATTGCCCTGATGAACCACTTGGTGGAAGGCCCGATGCGGGATGTAGAATTCGTCACCAAGCCCTCGTCGGCAGAATTAGATGCCGCCCTGTGGATTGGTAATTTGCCCGGCAGCCGTATCCACTACGGGTTGCTCTATGGGCTCATTGCCTGTGTGATTGCCTATGTGCTGATCCAACGCACGACCTTCGGCTTTGCCGCCCGCACCGCCGGGGGCAATGTCCGCGCCGCCAAGATTGCCGGATTGCCTGTGGGCAAGCTCACCCTGGCCGTGTGCTTTCTAGGGGGCTCGGCGGCAGGGCTGGCTGGCATGGTGGAGGTGGCGGCGGTGCAGAAGCGCATCAACGAGTCGTTGGTCTCCAACTATGGCTATGCCGGGATTTTGGTGGCCTTTGTCTCTCGCCATAACCCCCTGGCCACCATATTGGTGGCGATTCTGTTGGGGGGCATTCTGGCCAGCGGCGGCATCTTGCAACGGTCCCACGAATTGCCTGATGCCACGGTGTTGGTGTTTCAGGGCATCGTCTTTTTGTGCGTCCTGTTCAGTGACTCCCTCTACGGTCGTCTGCCCTGGTTTCAAGAGCGATCGGTGATGTAG
- a CDS encoding BMP family ABC transporter substrate-binding protein — protein MAYRKLPRCSRRQVVRGLIATTAFGVVTKLGTACSPSSEGGTSGGDSGAGGGGDLLVGFIYVGPKDDFGYNQAHAEGAAAMAANVPGIQIVEEASVPETTAVAETMRSMIEIDGAQVLFPTSFGYFDPYILEMAAEFPQVQFFHAGGLYQDGVHPDNVGSYFGYIDEAQYVAGVVAGHMSNAGKLGFVAAKPIPQVLRNINAFTLGAQSVKPDITTQVIFTGDWAMPVKEAEATNSMADQGIDVVTCHVDSPKVVMETAEKRGIYCTGYHANQAPLAPQGYLTGAEWDWSSIYSDLGEQFVAGKTLMAGDIPHILRGGLAGKFCKLSDYGPAVSDEAKAAAETAKEQIISGELVIYKGELKDNQGNVILPSGEEYKQDNLELEKMDYLIEGVQGSIEG, from the coding sequence ATGGCCTATCGAAAGTTACCCCGGTGTTCTCGGCGGCAGGTGGTTCGTGGCCTGATTGCGACGACGGCCTTTGGGGTTGTGACCAAGCTGGGAACGGCCTGTAGTCCCTCTAGCGAAGGGGGAACCTCTGGTGGTGACAGCGGTGCTGGTGGCGGTGGTGATCTCCTGGTTGGCTTTATCTATGTGGGCCCGAAGGATGACTTTGGCTATAACCAGGCCCACGCCGAGGGGGCAGCGGCCATGGCAGCCAATGTGCCCGGCATCCAAATTGTCGAAGAGGCTAGCGTCCCCGAAACCACGGCGGTGGCGGAAACCATGCGCAGCATGATCGAAATCGATGGGGCCCAGGTGCTTTTTCCCACCTCCTTTGGCTACTTCGACCCCTATATTTTGGAAATGGCGGCGGAATTCCCTCAGGTGCAGTTCTTCCACGCCGGTGGGCTGTACCAAGACGGGGTACACCCGGACAATGTCGGCAGTTACTTCGGCTATATCGATGAGGCTCAGTATGTGGCTGGGGTGGTGGCTGGCCACATGTCTAACGCTGGCAAGCTAGGGTTTGTGGCGGCTAAGCCGATTCCCCAGGTGCTGCGGAATATCAACGCCTTTACCCTCGGGGCCCAGTCGGTGAAGCCCGATATTACTACCCAGGTGATCTTCACAGGGGATTGGGCCATGCCGGTGAAGGAGGCCGAGGCCACCAATAGCATGGCCGACCAGGGCATTGATGTGGTGACCTGCCACGTGGATAGCCCCAAGGTGGTGATGGAGACCGCCGAGAAGCGGGGCATCTATTGCACTGGCTATCACGCTAATCAGGCTCCTCTGGCTCCCCAGGGCTATCTCACGGGGGCCGAGTGGGATTGGTCCAGTATCTACAGCGACCTAGGTGAGCAGTTTGTGGCTGGCAAAACCCTGATGGCGGGAGATATTCCCCACATCCTGCGGGGGGGACTGGCCGGTAAGTTTTGTAAGCTGTCAGACTACGGCCCGGCGGTGAGCGATGAGGCCAAAGCCGCGGCTGAGACCGCCAAGGAGCAAATTATCAGCGGCGAGCTGGTGATCTATAAAGGCGAACTGAAGGACAACCAGGGCAATGTGATTCTGCCCAGTGGCGAGGAATACAAGCAAGACAACCTGGAGCTGGAGAAGATGGACTACCTGATTGAAGGGGTCCAAGGCAGTATCGAAGGCTAG
- a CDS encoding GNAT family N-acetyltransferase, which translates to MHIRLAAAADVPALAELFRQSVLAVAPQRYTLEQTQAWVSFATDLEAFRAFILAVTTYVAEDATGIVGFAGIGQDGHVASAYVRPDCIHRGIGSALMQRLLAYADSQGLQRLYGEASEFSLGLFLKFGFRQYDTEVVERQGVRFSRYLVEKLRRDNSGPESRRIGGPLL; encoded by the coding sequence TTGCACATCCGATTGGCTGCCGCTGCTGATGTGCCGGCTCTGGCTGAGCTTTTTCGCCAGAGTGTTTTAGCGGTAGCTCCCCAGCGTTACACTCTGGAGCAGACCCAGGCCTGGGTATCTTTTGCTACTGACCTGGAGGCATTTCGAGCCTTCATCTTGGCGGTGACCACCTATGTGGCTGAAGATGCCACGGGGATTGTCGGCTTCGCCGGTATTGGTCAGGATGGCCATGTCGCTTCTGCCTATGTGCGCCCCGATTGCATCCACCGCGGCATTGGCTCGGCCCTGATGCAGAGACTATTAGCGTACGCCGATAGCCAAGGTCTGCAACGACTCTACGGTGAGGCCAGTGAATTTAGCTTAGGGTTGTTTTTAAAGTTTGGCTTTCGCCAGTACGACACCGAAGTCGTGGAACGCCAAGGTGTTCGCTTCAGTCGCTATCTGGTGGAAAAGCTGCGCCGGGATAACTCTGGACCCGAATCTAGGAGAATTGGCGGTCCACTTCTCTAG
- the trpB gene encoding tryptophan synthase subunit beta, with protein MTQTPVFSPTAASVQRPDTQGRFGRFGGKYVPETLMPALQELEQAYETYRQDPDCQAELQGLLRDYVGRPSPLYFAERLTQHYSRPDGSGPQIYLKREDLNHTGAHKINNALGQVLLARRMGKQRVIAETGAGQHGVATATVCARFGLQCVIYMGVHDMERQALNVFRMGLMGAEVRPVSAGTGTLKDATSEAIRDWVTHVDTTHYILGSVAGPHPYPMMVRDFHAVIGSETRRQCQEKFGGLPDILLACVGGGSNAMGLFHEFIAAPTVRLIGIEAAGEGVLTDKHAATLTQGRIGVLHGAMSYLLQNNDGQVLEAHSVSAGLDYPGVGPEHSYLKDTGRAEYYSVTDQQALEGFQQVSRLEGIIPALETAHAFAYLDTLCPQLDGSPRIVINCSGRGDKDVQSVAKILGELS; from the coding sequence GTGACTCAGACCCCTGTGTTTTCCCCAACGGCCGCCTCGGTGCAGCGCCCCGATACCCAGGGCCGCTTCGGCCGCTTCGGGGGCAAGTATGTGCCCGAGACCCTGATGCCTGCCCTGCAAGAGTTAGAGCAGGCCTATGAGACCTATCGCCAAGATCCCGATTGCCAGGCCGAACTCCAGGGGCTGTTGCGGGACTATGTCGGTCGGCCCAGCCCCCTCTATTTTGCCGAGCGGCTGACCCAGCACTACAGCCGTCCCGATGGCAGTGGCCCCCAGATCTATCTGAAACGGGAAGACCTGAACCACACCGGCGCCCACAAGATCAACAATGCTCTGGGGCAGGTGCTGCTGGCCCGGCGTATGGGTAAGCAGCGGGTGATCGCCGAGACTGGGGCTGGCCAACATGGGGTGGCCACGGCTACGGTCTGTGCCCGCTTCGGCCTCCAGTGTGTGATCTACATGGGGGTGCACGACATGGAGCGCCAGGCCCTGAATGTATTTCGCATGGGCCTGATGGGGGCCGAGGTGCGGCCCGTGAGCGCTGGCACCGGCACCCTGAAGGATGCCACCTCTGAGGCCATTCGCGATTGGGTCACCCATGTGGACACCACCCATTACATCCTGGGGTCGGTGGCCGGTCCCCATCCCTACCCGATGATGGTGCGGGACTTCCATGCGGTAATTGGTAGCGAAACCCGGCGGCAGTGTCAGGAAAAGTTTGGTGGTCTGCCCGATATCCTGCTGGCCTGTGTCGGCGGCGGGTCCAATGCCATGGGGCTCTTCCACGAGTTCATCGCAGCACCGACGGTGCGCCTGATCGGCATCGAAGCCGCTGGTGAGGGAGTGTTGACCGATAAGCATGCCGCCACTCTGACCCAGGGCCGCATCGGGGTATTGCACGGGGCCATGAGTTATCTCTTACAAAATAATGATGGTCAGGTGCTGGAGGCCCATTCGGTCAGTGCCGGTCTCGACTATCCTGGCGTGGGGCCGGAGCATAGCTATTTGAAAGACACGGGCCGGGCGGAGTATTACAGTGTCACTGATCAGCAGGCCCTGGAAGGCTTTCAGCAGGTGTCGCGGTTGGAGGGCATCATTCCGGCCCTGGAGACGGCCCATGCCTTTGCCTATTTAGACACCCTCTGCCCCCAGCTCGACGGCTCCCCCCGGATTGTGATTAATTGTTCTGGGCGGGGCGATAAGGATGTGCAGAGTGTGGCCAAGATCCTGGGGGAGTTGAGCTAA
- a CDS encoding methylenetetrahydrofolate reductase, producing MNRFLAAAQSGQFLVTAEVMPPKGSNPDRMLMVARQLKSWVHAVNITDGSRAVLRTSSVASAAILKQADIEPICQMTCRDRNSIALQADLMGAHMLGIRNVLALTGDPIQAGDHPKARKVFELESVRLLRLIDRLNQGCDRNGNPLKDEATQLFPGAAVDPQSPSWSGLQRRFQRKLEAGAQFFQSQLICDFDRLEKFIDQIASQSDKPILAGIFLLKSAKNARFINKYVPGVEIPQHTIDRLERASHPLQEGITIAAEQVNLARQLCQGVHMMAVRREELIPQILEQAGISPLSPEVSPHVAQEEAVKV from the coding sequence ATGAATCGTTTTCTTGCGGCAGCCCAGTCTGGTCAGTTTTTAGTGACGGCGGAGGTGATGCCCCCCAAGGGGAGTAACCCTGACCGGATGCTAATGGTAGCTCGGCAGCTGAAGTCCTGGGTGCATGCGGTCAATATTACAGATGGCAGTCGGGCGGTGTTGCGCACCTCGTCGGTGGCATCTGCGGCCATTCTCAAACAGGCAGATATTGAACCCATCTGCCAAATGACCTGTCGCGATCGCAACTCCATTGCCCTGCAAGCCGATCTGATGGGGGCCCACATGCTGGGCATTCGCAATGTGTTGGCCCTAACCGGCGATCCGATCCAGGCCGGGGATCATCCCAAGGCCCGCAAGGTCTTTGAATTGGAATCGGTGCGCCTGCTGCGGCTGATCGATCGGCTGAATCAGGGGTGCGATCGCAACGGCAACCCCCTCAAAGACGAGGCCACCCAACTTTTCCCGGGCGCCGCCGTCGACCCCCAATCCCCTAGCTGGTCAGGGTTGCAGCGACGCTTCCAGCGCAAACTCGAGGCCGGGGCCCAATTTTTCCAGAGCCAACTAATCTGCGACTTCGACCGCCTGGAAAAATTTATCGACCAGATCGCCAGCCAGAGTGATAAGCCGATCCTGGCCGGCATCTTCCTGTTGAAGTCGGCCAAAAATGCCCGCTTCATCAATAAATATGTGCCCGGTGTGGAGATTCCCCAGCACACCATCGACCGCCTAGAGCGAGCCTCCCATCCCCTGCAGGAAGGCATCACCATCGCCGCCGAGCAAGTCAACCTGGCCCGGCAACTCTGCCAGGGCGTCCACATGATGGCCGTGCGCCGGGAAGAATTGATCCCGCAGATCCTAGAACAAGCCGGCATCAGCCCTCTCTCTCCTGAGGTCAGTCCCCATGTGGCCCAGGAGGAAGCCGTCAAGGTGTAG
- a CDS encoding ATP-binding cassette domain-containing protein, which translates to MSSQGPAMIEMEQLSVSYRGAIALDDVSLQLYRGQQVGLIGPNGAGKSTLIKAMLGLVPHRGRVRFWG; encoded by the coding sequence ATGTCATCACAGGGTCCGGCCATGATTGAGATGGAGCAGCTGTCGGTCAGCTACCGAGGTGCGATCGCATTGGACGACGTCTCCCTGCAGCTGTATCGAGGCCAGCAGGTAGGACTGATCGGTCCCAACGGCGCCGGCAAGAGCACCCTAATCAAGGCCATGCTGGGCTTAGTGCCCCATCGCGGCCGAGTCCGGTTTTGGGGCTAG
- the msrP gene encoding protein-methionine-sulfoxide reductase catalytic subunit MsrP translates to MPTILPPPHPWQLPESAVTPESAFLNRRRFLKGLVGAGIGASLLGCSRPPSIEAELQQTLGRPLANVRQNPDFAGVERAVTEQAYASTYNNFYEFGGTKSIWQPAQKLPTDDWRVEVTGLVNNPRTYDLDDLTQRFPLEERIYRFRCVEAWAMVVPWIGFPMNRLLQQVDPTSAARFVSFTSFYEAKICPGPAWGFAMNLPWPYGEGLTLAEMANELAFFAVGIYGRTLPKQHGAPLRMVVPWKYGFKGAKSIVKIEFLAERPATFWNTIAPNEYGFEANVNPDVPHPRWSQATERVVGTGSNPAQWERQPTRLYNGYGEYVAGLYG, encoded by the coding sequence ATGCCTACTATTTTGCCGCCACCCCACCCTTGGCAGTTACCCGAATCGGCAGTCACGCCGGAATCTGCCTTCCTGAACCGCCGTCGCTTTCTCAAGGGACTGGTCGGAGCTGGCATCGGCGCCTCGTTGCTGGGGTGTAGCCGCCCGCCCAGCATCGAGGCCGAGCTGCAGCAAACCCTAGGCCGTCCCCTGGCCAATGTGCGGCAAAACCCTGACTTCGCCGGGGTGGAACGGGCCGTGACGGAGCAAGCCTATGCCAGCACCTACAACAACTTCTATGAGTTTGGCGGCACCAAGAGCATCTGGCAACCGGCCCAGAAGCTGCCCACCGACGATTGGCGAGTCGAGGTGACGGGGTTGGTGAATAATCCCCGCACCTATGACCTGGATGATCTGACCCAGCGGTTTCCCCTGGAAGAGCGCATCTATCGCTTTCGCTGCGTGGAGGCCTGGGCCATGGTGGTGCCCTGGATCGGCTTTCCCATGAACCGATTACTGCAGCAGGTGGATCCCACCAGTGCCGCCAGATTTGTCAGCTTCACCTCGTTCTATGAGGCGAAAATCTGTCCGGGGCCAGCCTGGGGCTTCGCCATGAATTTACCTTGGCCCTATGGGGAGGGGCTGACGCTGGCGGAGATGGCCAATGAGCTGGCCTTCTTTGCGGTGGGTATCTACGGTCGCACCCTGCCGAAACAACATGGGGCACCGTTGCGTATGGTGGTGCCCTGGAAATATGGCTTCAAGGGAGCCAAATCCATTGTCAAGATCGAGTTTCTAGCCGAGCGCCCGGCCACCTTCTGGAACACCATTGCCCCCAATGAGTACGGGTTCGAGGCCAATGTGAATCCAGACGTCCCCCATCCCCGCTGGTCTCAAGCTACGGAGCGGGTCGTGGGCACTGGCAGCAATCCCGCCCAGTGGGAGCGCCAGCCCACCCGGCTCTACAACGGCTATGGCGAATATGTGGCTGGATTGTACGGTTGA
- a CDS encoding ABC transporter permease: MATEALGWWGVPLGILAGTLRGSAPFLFVSLGECLTEKSGKINLGLEGTLLMGAMSAYGISYLSQGALGEFWAPWLGVLVAGLAGMVLGAIHGWLSQQPRVNDIAVGIAMIIFGSGFAFFLGKPFIQPQAPQLLTFDWGAWSSNPAVQSALKVSPLFLIGVAIAPLLQWFFRSTRWGLYVRAVGDSPDAARAMGISIFKVRFLSTMAGSFLAGVGGACLSLYYPGVWTERISSGQGLMAVALVIFARWKPVQCLWASLLFGGAQAIGPAFQSVGINAYYYLFNAAPYILTLLIMILTCSPKRTLIGAPGALGKMD; this comes from the coding sequence ATGGCAACTGAAGCACTGGGCTGGTGGGGGGTTCCCCTGGGTATCTTGGCAGGCACGCTGCGGGGCAGCGCCCCCTTTTTGTTTGTCAGCCTGGGCGAGTGTCTGACTGAGAAGAGCGGCAAGATTAACTTGGGCCTGGAAGGCACGTTGCTGATGGGGGCCATGAGCGCCTATGGGATTTCTTACCTGAGCCAGGGAGCCTTGGGGGAGTTTTGGGCCCCCTGGTTGGGGGTGTTGGTGGCGGGGCTTGCGGGCATGGTGTTGGGGGCAATTCATGGTTGGCTGTCTCAACAACCCCGGGTGAATGATATTGCGGTGGGCATCGCCATGATTATCTTCGGCAGTGGCTTTGCCTTTTTTCTGGGTAAACCGTTTATCCAACCCCAGGCGCCGCAATTGCTCACCTTTGACTGGGGGGCTTGGAGCAGTAATCCGGCGGTGCAGTCGGCCCTGAAGGTGAGTCCGTTATTTCTAATCGGGGTTGCGATCGCACCCTTGCTGCAATGGTTCTTCCGTTCCACCCGCTGGGGGCTCTATGTGCGGGCGGTGGGAGACAGCCCCGATGCCGCCCGGGCCATGGGCATTTCCATCTTCAAGGTGCGGTTTTTAAGCACCATGGCCGGGAGCTTCCTGGCTGGGGTGGGCGGTGCTTGTCTCTCCCTGTACTATCCCGGCGTCTGGACGGAGCGCATTTCCAGCGGTCAGGGGCTGATGGCGGTGGCCCTGGTGATCTTCGCCCGCTGGAAGCCGGTGCAGTGTCTGTGGGCCTCTCTGCTATTCGGCGGCGCCCAAGCCATCGGCCCCGCCTTTCAATCGGTGGGCATCAATGCTTACTACTATCTCTTCAATGCCGCCCCCTACATCCTGACGCTGCTGATTATGATCCTTACCTGTTCTCCCAAACGCACCCTGATTGGGGCTCCGGGCGCCCTCGGCAAAATGGACTGA
- a CDS encoding NB-ARC domain-containing protein produces MTAAPLSPDDRRRLLQTLNGLPSTQQEEIIFALNPPTSVLASNTGTPGHRVITLLTWAEGPTGCGLAAVIEQLNQCLGAAQRPAFKLAQRWMGLAARNRFFTGREPLLMAIHTALQTYRRVVFSGIGGIGKTQTALEYAYRHRHEYDYGFWVRAASKDELFSGYSALAEALQLPGRQQVEQSVVVNLVTEWLAHHDRWLLVLDNADDLKQLQPFLPVGDRGHLLLTSRAQAVGTLAHRLEIKTMAPAEGALFLLRRAKLLPADAPLMQASTSDQTLAHTLQAEMDGLPLALDQAGAYMEEQVLSLWEYLQQFREEKAHLLSQRGDLASDHPSVTVTFSLAFQKVLAANPADLWSHAAPGPGSHRAQFHLCHRVHRCRLPAESDRLLSP; encoded by the coding sequence ATGACTGCTGCCCCTCTATCCCCCGATGATCGACGACGGCTGCTTCAGACCCTGAATGGCCTACCGTCTACCCAGCAGGAAGAGATCATCTTCGCCCTCAACCCGCCTACCAGCGTCCTTGCCAGCAATACTGGCACGCCGGGCCATCGCGTCATCACCCTGCTGACCTGGGCCGAGGGACCGACCGGCTGCGGCCTGGCCGCAGTCATTGAGCAGCTCAACCAATGTCTCGGGGCCGCCCAACGCCCCGCCTTCAAACTGGCCCAACGCTGGATGGGGCTGGCTGCCCGCAATCGCTTCTTTACCGGCCGGGAGCCCCTGTTAATGGCTATCCATACCGCCTTGCAGACTTACCGGCGGGTTGTCTTCAGTGGCATCGGTGGCATCGGTAAAACCCAGACCGCCCTGGAATATGCCTATCGCCATCGCCATGAATACGACTATGGCTTCTGGGTACGAGCCGCGTCCAAAGACGAGCTGTTCTCAGGCTATAGTGCCCTGGCCGAGGCCCTGCAGCTGCCTGGGCGGCAGCAGGTGGAACAGAGCGTCGTGGTTAACTTAGTGACCGAGTGGCTGGCTCACCATGATCGCTGGCTGCTGGTACTCGACAACGCCGACGACCTGAAGCAGCTCCAGCCCTTCTTACCCGTAGGCGACCGGGGCCATCTCCTCTTGACCAGTCGAGCCCAGGCCGTGGGCACCCTGGCCCATCGGCTTGAGATCAAGACCATGGCGCCGGCGGAAGGAGCTCTCTTCCTGCTGCGTCGGGCTAAGCTGCTGCCTGCCGATGCTCCCTTGATGCAGGCATCTACCAGCGACCAGACCCTAGCCCACACCCTGCAGGCCGAGATGGATGGGCTGCCCCTGGCCCTAGACCAAGCCGGTGCCTATATGGAAGAACAGGTGCTGTCCCTATGGGAATATCTGCAGCAATTCCGTGAGGAAAAGGCCCATCTCCTGAGTCAACGGGGCGACCTGGCCAGCGACCATCCCAGCGTCACCGTCACCTTTTCCCTGGCCTTTCAAAAAGTCCTGGCCGCCAACCCAGCAGATCTATGGTCGCATGCTGCCCCAGGCCCAGGTAGCCATCGAGCTCAGTTCCACCTATGCCATCGAGTCCACCGATGTCGCCTACCTGCTGAATCAGATCGGCTACTATCTCCGTGA
- a CDS encoding metal ABC transporter permease: MRSYAAMGLILATFFALGVMFISVFDSRLNLEAFLFGDMLSVTPVDVWQTALITGVVLVLVRLLYKELLFYNFDPLGAKAMGLPTEWLQRGLTAAYTLAIISRWGPLLTGLPIQPQPGTTHPATALGQPLIRPAAPASTCCTYPTNGIIVSQQNLSRVIYGRTMTS, from the coding sequence ATGCGCAGCTATGCCGCCATGGGGCTGATTTTAGCGACTTTCTTTGCCCTAGGGGTGATGTTCATCAGTGTGTTCGACAGCCGCCTCAACCTAGAAGCCTTTTTATTTGGGGACATGCTCAGCGTCACCCCTGTCGATGTCTGGCAGACGGCTCTGATCACGGGGGTGGTCCTGGTGCTGGTGCGCTTGCTCTACAAGGAGCTACTGTTCTATAACTTCGATCCCCTCGGGGCCAAGGCCATGGGCCTGCCAACCGAGTGGTTGCAACGGGGACTGACGGCGGCCTACACCCTGGCTATCATCAGTCGTTGGGGGCCTCTTCTCACTGGCCTTCCTATTCAGCCCCAGCCAGGGACCACTCACCCAGCAACGGCCCTGGGGCAACCGCTGATTCGCCCGGCAGCACCGGCATCCACCTGCTGCACCTATCCGACCAACGGCATCATCGTCTCTCAGCAGAATCTCAGCCGTGTCATTTATGGTCGAACCATGACGTCTTAG
- a CDS encoding SOS response-associated peptidase, whose product MCGRFSLTQTGDSLAAAFRLQVPLSGAPRYNIAPSQPVVTLVATSTAPTPHGQRLRWGLIPSWAKDPTMGNRLINARAETVAEKPSFRAAFKRRRCLVLADGFYEWQRQDRNTKQPYYMFLKDHRPFAFAGLWEHWHDPNSGDELQTCTILTTAANELMQPIHNRMPVILAPEHYAPWLDPDYYQPQVLQEMLHPYGAAAMECYPISTLVNNPRNDSPECMAPLREQ is encoded by the coding sequence ATGTGTGGACGGTTCAGCCTTACGCAAACTGGGGATAGCCTGGCAGCGGCCTTTCGACTCCAAGTCCCTCTATCAGGGGCTCCCCGCTACAATATTGCCCCCAGCCAACCTGTGGTTACGCTCGTTGCCACCAGCACCGCTCCAACTCCCCATGGGCAGCGCCTACGCTGGGGATTAATTCCCAGCTGGGCTAAGGACCCCACCATGGGCAATCGCCTGATCAATGCCCGGGCCGAAACAGTGGCCGAGAAACCGTCCTTTCGAGCGGCCTTCAAGCGGCGGCGCTGCCTGGTGCTGGCCGATGGGTTCTACGAATGGCAGCGCCAGGACCGCAACACCAAGCAACCTTACTATATGTTTCTCAAGGACCACCGACCCTTTGCCTTTGCAGGCCTTTGGGAGCATTGGCATGACCCCAACAGTGGGGATGAACTGCAGACCTGCACCATTTTGACCACAGCTGCCAATGAGTTGATGCAGCCTATCCACAATCGCATGCCGGTGATTTTGGCCCCCGAGCACTACGCCCCCTGGCTGGATCCCGACTACTATCAGCCCCAGGTACTCCAGGAGATGCTGCATCCCTATGGGGCAGCGGCCATGGAGTGTTACCCGATCTCGACCCTGGTGAATAACCCCCGGAATGACTCTCCGGAGTGCATGGCACCACTGAGAGAGCAGTAG
- a CDS encoding ribonuclease H-like domain-containing protein codes for MDGEFQVCDRDLDEALLSRYLGSDAIAIDTETMGLLPQRDRLCLVQLSDANGHIAAVRIAQGQTQAPRLQQLLQAAQVLKIFHFARFDLATLRYHLGIDVQPIFCTKVASKLSRTYSPKHGLKELVREVAGIELDKTAQSSDWGNAMALSEEQLRYAANDVRYLHPLRQTLTQMLQREGRWELAQQCFQCIPVFASLDLLQFSNVFEH; via the coding sequence ATGGATGGGGAGTTTCAGGTGTGCGATCGCGACTTGGATGAAGCCTTGTTGTCGCGATATTTAGGCAGCGATGCGATCGCAATTGACACCGAAACCATGGGGCTGTTGCCTCAACGGGATCGGCTCTGCCTGGTGCAGTTGTCTGATGCCAATGGCCATATTGCTGCGGTTCGCATCGCCCAAGGCCAAACCCAGGCGCCCCGGCTGCAGCAACTGCTGCAGGCTGCCCAGGTGCTGAAGATCTTCCACTTTGCCCGCTTCGACCTGGCGACGCTGCGCTATCACCTGGGCATCGACGTGCAGCCCATCTTCTGCACCAAGGTGGCCAGCAAACTCAGCCGCACCTACAGCCCCAAGCACGGCCTGAAGGAACTGGTGCGGGAGGTAGCGGGCATCGAGCTCGATAAAACCGCCCAGAGTTCTGACTGGGGCAATGCTATGGCGCTCTCGGAGGAACAACTCCGCTATGCCGCCAATGATGTGCGCTATCTGCATCCTCTGCGGCAGACCCTGACCCAGATGCTGCAGCGGGAAGGCCGCTGGGAACTGGCCCAGCAGTGCTTTCAGTGCATTCCGGTGTTTGCCAGTTTGGATCTGCTGCAGTTTAGCAATGTTTTTGAGCATTAA
- a CDS encoding allophanate hydrolase-related protein — protein MTETLKLAVNGTLMRGLALNPNLLTVGARFHCETETEPAYRLWSIEDRYPAMMRVASGGVAIAVEIWEVPLAGLGVILMQEPPGLAIGKVKLATGDIVLGVIGEPLTVAGQREITQFGGWRAYQASLS, from the coding sequence ATGACCGAAACCCTGAAGCTGGCCGTCAATGGCACCTTGATGCGGGGGCTGGCCCTGAATCCTAACTTGCTGACCGTGGGAGCCCGGTTCCACTGTGAAACCGAGACAGAACCGGCCTATCGCCTCTGGAGCATTGAGGATCGCTATCCGGCCATGATGCGGGTAGCCAGCGGCGGAGTTGCGATCGCAGTGGAAATCTGGGAGGTGCCCCTGGCCGGATTAGGGGTCATCTTGATGCAGGAACCGCCGGGACTGGCCATCGGCAAGGTCAAACTGGCCACTGGCGACATTGTCCTAGGTGTCATCGGCGAGCCCCTCACGGTAGCAGGTCAACGGGAGATCACCCAGTTTGGCGGCTGGCGTGCCTATCAAGCCTCTCTATCCTAA